The Rhodanobacteraceae bacterium genome window below encodes:
- a CDS encoding efflux RND transporter permease subunit → MTFLEFPIKRYPFTLVAFLGLIALGVYAFNSIARSEDPYFPIPAFVISAVLPGGDPVEMERLISKPIEDRLAELDDIKRIDSTSSDGLAVIVPEFIAGVDVERKYEEIVREINALRPDLPAEIVKLEIRKVNPGLVNIVQMALVSEDAPYAELEDLARTLKDSLKTLPGIRTAESWAYPDRELRVAVDLKRLAELGLTPGQVVQAVQSDNANIPAGSIDVGARSFSLKTSGAYTSLDQVRATVISASDARTVRVRDVAEVSWDTAEQRYLGRYSGKRAVFVTANQKDGVNIFDMQARIDAALDRFEEGLPARVTLERGFKQSTNVGHRLDRLGIDFAIAIGLVTITLLPLGLRAASLVMISIPLSLAMGLAGLYAIGYSLNQLSIAGFVVALGLLVDDSIVVVENIARFLREGHSREEAAVKATQQIFVAILGCTGTLLFAFLPLLALPGTAGQFIRVLPMAVVFTVIASLIVAITIIPFLASRILPRHEPAEGNRILQAVMSGIHRFYRPLLHVALARPKTTVLASLGLFVASLALVPVVGFSLFPKADTPQFLITITAPHGASISETDRALRFVEERLASHDEIEFWFSNLGKGNPKIYYNIIPAEQSSNLAEVYVQVKKYDPDLTPAFIDRLRGELREYANAHIVIKEFENGPPIDAPIAIRVLGSELGPLKALAAEVEGIISSVPGTRDVDNPLRLDRTDLKLNLDSEKAALLGVPSVEFDRAVRLAVSGVDAGDYRDESGESYDIVVRSAIDGRPTLEQLDQVRVPSLSGALLPASQLARLEFERSPPQIQRYNRERTVIISAFTETGYNTGKVTAEVIERLEAMNWPRGYRFEAAGEVESRAESFAGLGAAMLVALFGILAVLVLEFGSFRSTLIVATVIPLGVLGGLVALFLTGYSLSFTAMIGFIALVGIEIKNSILLVDFTNQLREDGLSIDEAVERAGEVRFLPILLTSATAIGGLLPLAVQQVGMYSPMAWVIIGGLISSTLLARLVTPVMYKLLPPTLDASCARAPEAPMKPALA, encoded by the coding sequence ATGACCTTCCTCGAATTCCCCATCAAGCGTTACCCGTTCACGCTGGTCGCCTTTCTCGGCTTGATCGCGCTCGGCGTGTACGCCTTCAACAGCATTGCGCGCTCGGAGGATCCGTACTTTCCGATTCCGGCCTTCGTGATCTCGGCGGTGCTTCCCGGCGGCGATCCGGTGGAGATGGAGCGGCTGATCAGCAAGCCGATCGAGGATCGCCTGGCCGAACTCGACGACATCAAGCGCATCGATTCGACCAGTTCCGACGGGCTGGCGGTGATCGTCCCCGAGTTCATTGCCGGCGTCGATGTCGAGCGCAAGTACGAGGAAATCGTGCGCGAGATCAATGCCCTGCGCCCGGATCTGCCGGCCGAGATCGTCAAGCTGGAGATCCGCAAGGTCAATCCCGGGCTGGTCAACATCGTGCAGATGGCGCTGGTCAGCGAGGATGCCCCCTATGCTGAACTGGAAGACCTGGCGCGCACGCTGAAGGACTCGCTGAAGACCCTGCCGGGCATCCGCACCGCCGAATCCTGGGCCTATCCCGATCGCGAGCTGCGCGTGGCGGTGGATCTGAAGCGGCTGGCGGAGCTGGGCCTGACGCCGGGTCAGGTGGTGCAGGCGGTGCAGAGCGACAACGCGAACATTCCGGCCGGCAGCATCGATGTCGGCGCCCGCAGCTTCTCGCTGAAGACGTCCGGGGCCTACACCTCACTCGATCAGGTGCGCGCCACCGTGATCAGCGCCAGCGACGCGCGCACCGTGCGCGTGCGCGATGTCGCCGAGGTCAGCTGGGATACCGCCGAGCAACGCTACCTCGGACGCTACTCCGGCAAGCGCGCGGTATTCGTCACGGCCAATCAGAAGGACGGGGTCAACATCTTCGACATGCAAGCGCGCATCGATGCGGCGCTGGATCGTTTCGAGGAAGGCCTGCCAGCGCGGGTGACTCTGGAACGCGGCTTCAAGCAGAGCACCAATGTCGGCCATCGGCTTGATCGTCTCGGCATCGACTTCGCCATCGCCATTGGCCTGGTGACCATCACCCTGCTGCCGCTGGGCCTGCGCGCCGCCAGCCTGGTGATGATCTCGATCCCGCTGTCGCTGGCCATGGGCCTGGCCGGGCTGTACGCAATCGGCTATTCGCTGAATCAGCTGTCGATTGCCGGCTTCGTGGTCGCGCTCGGTCTGCTGGTGGACGATTCCATCGTGGTGGTCGAGAACATCGCCCGCTTCCTGCGCGAGGGCCACAGCCGCGAGGAAGCCGCGGTGAAGGCCACGCAGCAGATCTTCGTGGCCATCCTCGGTTGCACCGGCACCCTGCTGTTTGCCTTCCTGCCACTGCTGGCGCTGCCCGGCACCGCCGGCCAGTTCATCCGCGTGTTGCCGATGGCCGTGGTGTTCACCGTGATCGCCTCGCTGATCGTGGCCATCACCATCATTCCCTTCCTCGCCAGTCGCATCCTGCCGCGCCACGAACCGGCTGAAGGCAACCGCATCCTGCAGGCGGTCATGTCCGGCATTCATCGTTTCTACCGGCCGCTGCTGCACGTGGCGCTGGCGCGCCCGAAAACCACGGTTCTCGCCTCGCTGGGATTGTTCGTCGCCTCGCTGGCGCTGGTGCCGGTGGTCGGCTTCAGCCTGTTTCCCAAGGCCGACACGCCGCAGTTCCTGATCACCATCACCGCCCCGCATGGCGCCAGCATCAGCGAGACCGATCGCGCCCTGCGCTTTGTCGAGGAGCGGCTTGCCAGCCACGACGAGATCGAGTTCTGGTTCAGCAACCTCGGCAAGGGCAATCCCAAGATCTACTACAACATCATCCCGGCCGAGCAGTCCTCGAACCTGGCTGAAGTCTATGTGCAGGTGAAGAAATACGATCCGGACCTGACCCCGGCCTTCATCGACCGTCTGCGCGGCGAGCTGCGCGAGTACGCCAATGCGCACATCGTCATCAAGGAGTTCGAGAATGGGCCGCCGATCGACGCGCCCATCGCCATCCGCGTGCTCGGCAGTGAACTGGGCCCGCTCAAGGCATTGGCGGCCGAGGTCGAAGGCATCATTTCGTCCGTACCGGGCACTCGTGACGTCGACAATCCACTGCGGCTGGATCGCACCGATCTCAAGCTCAACCTGGACTCGGAAAAGGCGGCGCTGCTGGGCGTGCCGAGCGTGGAATTCGATCGCGCCGTGCGCCTCGCGGTCAGCGGCGTCGATGCCGGCGACTATCGCGATGAGTCCGGCGAGAGCTATGACATCGTTGTGCGCAGCGCCATCGACGGTCGACCGACGCTGGAGCAGCTCGACCAGGTGCGCGTGCCCTCCCTGAGCGGCGCGCTGCTGCCGGCCTCGCAACTGGCCCGGCTGGAATTCGAGCGCTCGCCGCCGCAGATTCAGCGCTACAACCGCGAGCGCACGGTCATCATCAGCGCTTTCACCGAAACCGGCTACAACACCGGCAAGGTCACGGCCGAGGTCATCGAGCGACTGGAAGCCATGAACTGGCCGCGCGGCTACCGCTTCGAAGCCGCCGGCGAAGTCGAGAGCAGGGCCGAGAGCTTTGCCGGCCTCGGCGCTGCCATGCTGGTGGCGCTGTTCGGCATCCTCGCCGTGCTGGTGCTGGAGTTCGGCAGCTTCCGTTCAACCCTGATCGTGGCCACGGTCATACCGCTCGGCGTGCTGGGCGGTCTGGTGGCGCTGTTCCTGACCGGCTACAGCCTGTCCTTCACCGCCATGATCGGCTTCATCGCCCTGGTCGGCATCGAGATCAAGAACTCCATCCTGCTGGTCGATTTCACCAACCAGCTGCGCGAAGACGGATTGAGCATCGACGAAGCGGTCGAGCGTGCCGGCGAAGTGCGTTTCCTGCCGATTCTGTTGACCAGTGCCACCGCCATCGGCGGCCTGCTGCCGCTGGCCGTACAGCAGGTCGGCATGTACTCGCCGATGGCCTGGGTGATCATCGGTGGCCTGATCTCCTCGACCTTGTTGGCCCGATTGGTGACCCCGGTGATGTACAAGCTGCTGCCGCCGACCCTGGACGCCAGCTGCGCCCGTGCACCAGAGGCGCCGATGAAGCCGGCGCTGGCCTGA
- a CDS encoding ribosomal protein L7/L12 produces MSITPENLPADVREALARGETIEAIKRLREHGQFSLKEAKDLIDQHRLLALAPRQTGSPDSGLPDDVRAALARGEKIEAIKLLRGHTGLGLKEAKDWVEALDPPATSSSTTAPTVARASSSWWWLIAVILAAVAAFALLRGPGAEAPL; encoded by the coding sequence ATGTCGATCACACCCGAGAATCTGCCCGCGGATGTGCGTGAAGCCCTGGCGCGCGGCGAGACCATCGAGGCCATCAAGCGGTTGCGCGAGCATGGCCAGTTCAGTCTGAAGGAGGCCAAGGATCTCATCGATCAGCACCGGCTCTTAGCGCTTGCCCCGCGTCAGACCGGTTCCCCCGACAGCGGCTTGCCGGACGACGTGCGCGCGGCGCTGGCCCGCGGGGAAAAGATCGAGGCGATCAAACTGCTGCGCGGGCACACGGGCCTCGGTCTCAAGGAGGCGAAAGATTGGGTCGAGGCGCTCGATCCGCCGGCGACGAGCAGTTCGACCACAGCACCCACTGTCGCCCGCGCCAGTTCCAGCTGGTGGTGGTTGATCGCCGTCATCCTGGCCGCGGTCGCCGCCTTTGCGCTGCTGCGTGGTCCGGGTGCAGAAGCGCCGCTGTGA
- a CDS encoding cupin domain-containing protein: MNRDPSQVLAPKLIAAALDELWSPRVVAELDDNYVKVAKVQGTLGWHAHADEDELFYVLAGQFRIEMEAHTVDLGPGQMYVVPKGVRHNPIAHEECLIMLIERKSTRHTGEEQTEFTRTLEQQLRPL, from the coding sequence ATGAACCGTGACCCCAGCCAGGTGCTGGCTCCAAAGCTGATCGCGGCGGCACTGGACGAGCTGTGGTCGCCGCGGGTGGTGGCCGAACTTGACGACAATTACGTCAAGGTGGCGAAGGTGCAAGGTACGCTGGGTTGGCACGCGCACGCCGATGAAGATGAACTCTTCTACGTGCTTGCGGGCCAGTTCCGGATCGAGATGGAAGCACACACCGTCGACCTCGGCCCGGGGCAGATGTACGTGGTGCCCAAGGGCGTGCGCCACAATCCGATAGCGCACGAGGAGTGCCTGATCATGCTGATCGAGCGCAAGTCGACGCGACACACCGGTGAAGAGCAGACCGAGTTCACGCGAACGCTGGAGCAGCAGTTGCGTCCGCTTTGA